A genomic segment from Tessaracoccus defluvii encodes:
- a CDS encoding AbgT family transporter, which produces MFSSFVSNFAGFGVVAVTFIAMMGAGVAEESGLLGSLIRKLVGSAPKWALTFILILVGVISSVASDAGYLILIPLAAAAFASVGRHPLAGLASGFAGVAAIFMVNISLTPTDAMITEIANESLALADGEPITIVANYYFMVVSSIVMALVAAVVTEKIVEPRLGPWVPDGAVAHAEEATTDEAADRRGSRFALIGFLIVLVIVALATFLPGAPLRDPETGDIIGNTPFMDSLLFIIMLAFLVSGVCYGVGARTMKGSGDVIAAITKTFAGLGGMVLMLLMIAQFIAYFNWTNLPRVIAGSLAELLEQADIGAIPLLIGFIVVIVVLDFIMPGALPKWAIFAPIFVPLFMRLGVAPQTLLAAYRVADSPVNALTPLMVYLPFIVTVAQRYVKKAGIGTVVALMLPYSGILLVVWVVMFIAWFALGIPLGPGYPPSVP; this is translated from the coding sequence ATCTTCTCGTCCTTCGTGAGCAACTTCGCCGGGTTCGGCGTGGTCGCCGTCACGTTCATCGCGATGATGGGCGCGGGCGTCGCGGAGGAGTCCGGCCTGCTCGGCTCCCTCATCCGCAAGCTCGTCGGCTCCGCCCCGAAGTGGGCCCTCACCTTCATCCTCATCCTCGTCGGCGTGATCTCCTCCGTCGCCTCCGACGCCGGCTATCTCATCCTGATCCCGCTCGCCGCCGCGGCGTTCGCCAGCGTGGGCAGACATCCGCTGGCAGGCCTCGCCTCCGGGTTCGCCGGCGTCGCGGCGATCTTCATGGTCAACATCTCGCTGACGCCGACCGACGCGATGATCACCGAGATCGCCAACGAGTCGCTCGCGCTGGCCGACGGCGAGCCCATCACCATCGTCGCCAACTACTACTTCATGGTCGTCTCATCGATCGTGATGGCGCTCGTGGCGGCCGTCGTCACGGAGAAGATCGTCGAGCCGCGGCTCGGCCCCTGGGTGCCGGACGGCGCCGTCGCGCACGCGGAGGAGGCGACCACCGACGAGGCCGCCGACCGTCGCGGCAGCCGGTTCGCGCTCATCGGCTTCCTGATCGTGCTGGTGATCGTGGCGCTCGCCACCTTCCTCCCTGGCGCCCCGCTGCGGGACCCCGAGACCGGCGACATCATCGGCAACACGCCGTTCATGGACTCGCTGTTGTTCATCATCATGCTGGCGTTCCTGGTGTCGGGCGTCTGCTACGGCGTCGGCGCGCGGACCATGAAGGGCAGTGGCGACGTGATCGCGGCCATCACGAAGACCTTCGCGGGCCTCGGCGGCATGGTGCTGATGCTGCTGATGATCGCCCAGTTCATCGCCTACTTCAACTGGACGAACCTGCCCCGCGTCATCGCCGGATCCCTCGCGGAACTGCTCGAGCAGGCCGACATCGGCGCCATCCCGCTGCTGATCGGGTTCATCGTCGTCATCGTCGTGCTCGACTTCATCATGCCGGGGGCCCTGCCCAAGTGGGCCATCTTCGCGCCCATCTTCGTGCCCCTGTTCATGCGGCTGGGCGTCGCCCCGCAGACGCTGCTGGCGGCCTACCGGGTCGCCGACTCGCCGGTCAACGCGCTCACCCCGCTCATGGTGTACCTGCCGTTCATCGTCACGGTCGCTCAGCGTTACGTGAAGAAGGCGGGCATCGGCACGGTGGTCGCGCTGATGCTGCCGTACTCGGGTATCCTGCTGGTCGTCTGGGTCGTCATGTTCATCGCGTGGTTCGCGCTCGGCATCCCCCTCGGACCGGGCTACCCACCCAGCGTGCCGTGA
- the glsA gene encoding glutaminase A, translating into MTEPSDVPAHVSTGTLPRADDVRRVVAEAHRSYRDVPDGEPSGVYPALAAVDPDLFGICVVGVDGQTFAVGDADHPFALMSVAKPFVFALACQSLGPAEARRRIGVNATGLPFNSVAAVERARGGRTNPMVNPGAIAAASYAPGRGEEKWTAILATLSAFAGRPLELDAQMLASAAATNHVNRAAVHLLHSRGALGCDPDLALDLYTRQSCLQVTARDLAAMGATLADGGVHPVTGVRVLEEELCHPVLAVMLTAGLYEASGDWLFDVGLPGKSGIGGGIVTISPGKGGLATFAPGLDAAGNSVRGQLAARHLARGLGLDLLRSRDARAGR; encoded by the coding sequence GTGACGGAGCCCTCCGACGTCCCGGCCCATGTGTCGACGGGGACGCTGCCCCGCGCCGACGACGTGCGCCGCGTCGTCGCCGAGGCACACCGCAGCTACCGCGACGTTCCGGACGGCGAGCCGTCGGGCGTGTACCCGGCCCTCGCGGCTGTCGACCCCGACCTGTTCGGCATCTGCGTCGTCGGCGTCGACGGGCAGACGTTCGCGGTGGGGGACGCCGACCACCCCTTCGCCCTGATGAGCGTCGCCAAGCCGTTCGTGTTCGCGCTGGCCTGCCAGAGCCTTGGGCCCGCCGAGGCGCGGCGTCGCATCGGCGTCAATGCGACCGGTCTGCCGTTCAACTCGGTCGCCGCGGTGGAACGGGCCCGGGGAGGACGCACCAACCCCATGGTCAACCCGGGGGCCATCGCCGCGGCCAGCTACGCGCCCGGCCGGGGAGAGGAGAAGTGGACGGCGATCCTGGCGACCCTCTCGGCCTTTGCGGGAAGACCCCTCGAGCTCGACGCCCAGATGCTCGCCTCTGCCGCGGCCACCAACCACGTCAACCGGGCGGCGGTGCACCTGCTGCACAGCCGCGGCGCACTCGGCTGCGACCCCGACCTGGCCCTCGACCTCTACACGCGGCAGAGCTGCCTGCAGGTGACGGCGCGCGACCTCGCAGCCATGGGCGCCACCCTGGCCGACGGTGGCGTCCACCCGGTCACCGGGGTGCGGGTGCTGGAGGAGGAGCTCTGCCATCCGGTGTTGGCGGTCATGCTGACCGCGGGCCTGTACGAGGCCTCCGGCGACTGGCTCTTCGACGTCGGCCTGCCCGGCAAGAGCGGCATCGGCGGCGGCATCGTCACGATCTCGCCCGGCAAGGGCGGTCTCGCCACGTTCGCCCCGGGGCTCGACGCGGCGGGCAACAGCGTCCGCGGGCAGTTGGCGGCCCGGCATCTGGCTCGCGGGCTCGGCCTCGACCTGCTCCGGTCGCGCGACGCGCGGGCAGGACGCTGA
- a CDS encoding alpha-L-fucosidase produces the protein MNEANSFEELSERELPQWYADTPFGIFVHWGAYSVSAWGEPIGALGTIEWETWFKHNPYSEWYYNTIRIEGSPAQEHHREVYGDMPYDGLLDMWKAEKFDPTDWATLFRDAGAGYVIPTTKHHDGITLWEAPRTEGRNTVARGPQRDLIAPIADAVREAGMHFGVYYSGGLDWHFRPMAPHTTDESVNDTGRPKDAEYGAYCAQQCRDLIDRYQPEILWNDIQWPDDAKNFGPDGLGTLFNYYYAHVPTGVVNDRYGDTHSDYLTSEYSHLLANEGDKAWENCRGIGYSFAYNQLEDESHYLTGYQIARMLTDIVSRGGHFLLNVGPKADGTLPELQRQALVDLGAWMRTGAKDALYGSRPVSTEDVTAGAGVWVRGVDKEGTRRLFVDLEEADPRVAARATLTVGDEQVNVELPAGRPGPVIY, from the coding sequence ATGAATGAAGCGAATTCTTTCGAGGAACTCTCGGAGCGCGAGCTGCCTCAGTGGTACGCGGACACTCCCTTCGGAATCTTCGTCCACTGGGGGGCCTACTCCGTCTCGGCCTGGGGGGAGCCCATCGGTGCCCTCGGAACCATCGAGTGGGAGACCTGGTTCAAGCACAACCCCTATTCCGAGTGGTACTACAACACCATTCGGATCGAGGGTTCACCGGCACAGGAGCACCATCGTGAGGTGTATGGCGACATGCCATACGACGGCCTCCTCGATATGTGGAAGGCGGAGAAGTTCGATCCCACGGACTGGGCCACCCTCTTCCGTGACGCGGGTGCCGGGTACGTGATCCCCACGACCAAGCATCACGACGGCATCACGCTGTGGGAGGCGCCACGCACCGAAGGTCGCAACACCGTGGCGCGGGGCCCCCAGCGGGACTTGATTGCGCCCATTGCCGACGCGGTCCGCGAGGCCGGCATGCACTTCGGCGTGTACTACTCCGGTGGCCTCGATTGGCACTTCCGGCCCATGGCGCCGCACACCACCGACGAGTCGGTGAACGACACCGGTCGACCTAAGGACGCGGAGTACGGCGCCTACTGCGCCCAGCAGTGCCGGGACCTGATCGACCGGTATCAGCCCGAGATCCTCTGGAACGACATCCAATGGCCCGACGATGCCAAGAACTTCGGTCCGGACGGGTTGGGCACGCTGTTCAACTACTACTACGCACACGTCCCCACCGGAGTGGTCAATGACCGCTACGGAGACACGCACTCGGACTACCTGACCAGCGAGTACTCGCATCTGCTCGCCAACGAGGGTGACAAGGCGTGGGAGAACTGCCGCGGCATTGGCTACTCGTTCGCCTACAACCAACTGGAGGATGAGAGCCACTATCTGACCGGCTATCAGATCGCTCGGATGTTGACCGACATCGTGTCGAGGGGAGGGCATTTCCTGCTCAATGTCGGCCCCAAGGCGGACGGGACGCTTCCGGAGCTGCAGCGGCAGGCCCTTGTGGACCTGGGAGCTTGGATGCGGACCGGAGCGAAGGATGCCCTCTACGGGTCTCGCCCGGTGAGCACGGAGGATGTCACCGCGGGTGCTGGCGTCTGGGTGCGTGGAGTTGACAAGGAGGGTACCCGACGCCTCTTTGTTGACCTTGAGGAGGCAGATCCCAGGGTGGCGGCCAGGGCGACGTTGACCGTCGGGGACGAGCAGGTCAACGTCGAACTCCCGGCCGGAAGGCCCGGACCCGTCATTTACTGA
- a CDS encoding carbohydrate ABC transporter permease, with the protein MRDRRKPFNYGQLISKICLAVVGFIFVIPFIWMFFSSLKPSTEVLLGGSNLFGSEVRWSNYAEVFSTIPFARILANTFFIAGMGALIAVTVSVLSAYAFSRLEFPGRGALFAVFIATLMLPIEVLVIPLFIGANSAGLVNSYPAIILPFAFGAFGTFLLRQFLLSLPPDYEEAARIDGANQWQLLRHVIVPLLRGPISIVAAFTFIDYWNAFLWPLIIITDPAKAPLQLGLSMFSGERGTDWGPLMAATSIAVLASLSIVVFLQRQIAKGINIGGFGGR; encoded by the coding sequence ATGCGTGACCGTCGCAAGCCGTTCAATTACGGGCAACTGATCAGCAAGATCTGCCTCGCTGTGGTCGGCTTCATCTTTGTCATCCCATTCATCTGGATGTTCTTCTCCTCACTGAAGCCCAGCACAGAGGTGCTGCTTGGCGGCAGTAATCTGTTCGGGTCCGAGGTGCGGTGGAGTAACTATGCCGAGGTGTTCTCGACGATCCCCTTCGCGCGGATTCTGGCCAACACCTTCTTCATCGCCGGCATGGGTGCACTGATTGCCGTGACGGTGTCGGTGCTCAGCGCCTACGCGTTCTCGCGACTTGAGTTCCCAGGCCGTGGGGCGTTGTTCGCCGTGTTCATCGCCACGCTGATGCTGCCGATCGAGGTTCTGGTCATTCCGCTCTTCATCGGAGCCAACAGCGCCGGCCTGGTCAACAGCTATCCCGCCATCATCCTGCCGTTCGCATTTGGAGCCTTCGGGACGTTCCTCCTCCGGCAGTTCCTGCTGTCTCTTCCTCCGGATTACGAGGAGGCAGCACGCATTGACGGGGCCAACCAGTGGCAGTTGCTACGCCACGTAATCGTGCCGCTGCTCCGTGGCCCGATCTCCATCGTCGCCGCTTTCACCTTCATCGACTACTGGAATGCCTTCCTGTGGCCGCTCATCATCATCACTGATCCCGCCAAGGCGCCTCTCCAACTGGGCCTCAGCATGTTCTCGGGCGAACGCGGAACCGACTGGGGGCCGCTGATGGCGGCCACGTCGATCGCAGTCCTTGCAAGCCTGTCGATCGTCGTCTTCCTCCAGCGACAGATCGCCAAGGGCATCAACATCGGAGGCTTCGGTGGGCGATGA
- a CDS encoding carbohydrate ABC transporter permease, with translation MSGTLQVSGKTAPERDAKKASKSGMSQRLLAFFHLAPGMAGFISFIVVPLIASLVISLYQWPLYGSREFVGLENYAQILSGADPVFFTVLGNTAIFAIGYTIANLVICTAIAVWLRSLPTWAPFFQILFFVPVVTPMVANALIWRLMLQDRGLLNTFLSWFGIEGPSWLGDGAWAMTSLILMSLWQGIGYNIVILIAGLTNINPSVMEAARIDGTNAWNRFWRVTFPMLSPSLFFCSVMTVIGGFKVFAQPYVLTLGGPGNATNTLVLSLYRTGFSYDRLGLASSMAWVLFVIVMLVTALQFVGQKKWVSYDA, from the coding sequence ATGTCAGGCACGCTTCAGGTATCGGGTAAGACTGCGCCGGAGCGAGATGCGAAGAAGGCCAGCAAGTCCGGCATGAGCCAGCGACTGCTGGCCTTCTTCCACTTGGCTCCTGGGATGGCCGGGTTCATCTCGTTCATTGTGGTTCCCCTGATCGCATCCCTTGTCATCAGCCTCTATCAGTGGCCTCTCTATGGCTCCCGTGAGTTTGTGGGACTCGAGAACTACGCGCAGATCCTCTCGGGCGCGGATCCAGTGTTCTTCACTGTCTTGGGCAACACCGCCATATTTGCCATCGGCTACACGATCGCCAACCTCGTCATCTGCACAGCGATTGCCGTGTGGCTGCGTTCACTGCCGACGTGGGCGCCGTTCTTCCAGATCCTGTTCTTCGTTCCCGTGGTCACGCCGATGGTGGCGAATGCTCTCATCTGGCGCCTCATGCTGCAGGACCGAGGGCTGCTGAACACATTCCTCAGCTGGTTTGGTATCGAAGGTCCCTCATGGTTGGGCGACGGTGCCTGGGCGATGACGTCACTCATTCTCATGTCCTTGTGGCAGGGGATCGGATACAACATCGTGATCCTGATCGCGGGTCTGACGAACATCAACCCCTCTGTCATGGAGGCCGCTCGGATTGACGGAACGAACGCGTGGAACAGGTTTTGGAGAGTCACCTTTCCGATGCTGTCGCCCTCCCTGTTCTTCTGCAGCGTGATGACGGTCATCGGCGGGTTCAAGGTGTTCGCTCAGCCGTACGTGCTCACTCTGGGTGGCCCGGGCAACGCGACCAACACTCTGGTGCTGAGCCTCTACCGGACGGGATTCTCCTATGACCGACTCGGCCTCGCTTCCTCCATGGCCTGGGTGCTGTTCGTAATTGTGATGCTTGTGACTGCCCTGCAGTTCGTGGGCCAGAAGAAGTGGGTGAGCTACGATGCGTGA
- a CDS encoding ABC transporter substrate-binding protein — protein MSRKVSAGLLAGVLVLGLAACGQGGDGSAEGSERANQMYTWVSNESDREQWETFIAGVKESGDPEFELALEGPSFQEYWTLVRTRMSASDAPCIMTTQAARAQELGQLLAPLDELAADAGLDLSMYNEAMMQGMTVDGTVRALPYDAEPMLLYYNKALFEEKGLDLPGATYTRDQFLSDAKAMTGDGKYGTYVAPDSMYPYLPIAFADGNAPVKEGELAVTESAFVDDFQWVMDLVAEEGVAAAPSAGDNDERGRAEFFAGNVAMIIDGPWFYSTIVDGAEFEVGIAVPPSTSGESIGMIQGSGFGIAESCPDKEAAFANIMKMTTPDVVGYVGKNRGTVPSVPEAMDAWSEGKPAADVAVVEALLENALPLETSSSWNQFVTQFAQYSPEGVRGVKTAEEILTSIDQGIG, from the coding sequence ATGTCAAGAAAGGTTTCGGCTGGCCTGCTGGCTGGCGTTCTAGTGCTCGGCCTTGCGGCCTGCGGCCAGGGTGGGGACGGGTCCGCAGAAGGCAGCGAGCGCGCAAACCAGATGTACACCTGGGTCTCCAACGAGTCGGATCGGGAGCAGTGGGAGACCTTCATTGCGGGCGTCAAGGAGTCTGGCGATCCCGAGTTCGAGCTCGCGCTGGAGGGTCCCAGCTTCCAGGAGTATTGGACTCTTGTCCGGACTCGGATGTCCGCGTCTGACGCCCCCTGCATCATGACCACCCAGGCTGCCCGGGCACAGGAGCTGGGCCAGCTCCTCGCGCCCCTCGACGAACTCGCCGCCGACGCTGGCTTGGACCTCTCCATGTACAACGAGGCCATGATGCAAGGCATGACCGTGGACGGAACCGTGCGGGCTCTGCCGTACGACGCCGAGCCGATGCTTCTGTACTACAACAAGGCTCTCTTCGAGGAGAAGGGCCTTGACCTCCCAGGCGCCACCTACACGCGCGACCAGTTCCTGTCCGACGCCAAGGCGATGACTGGAGATGGGAAGTACGGAACCTACGTGGCACCGGACTCCATGTACCCCTACCTTCCGATCGCGTTTGCCGACGGCAACGCGCCCGTCAAGGAAGGCGAGCTGGCGGTCACCGAATCCGCTTTCGTCGACGACTTCCAGTGGGTCATGGACCTGGTAGCTGAAGAGGGTGTTGCCGCGGCCCCGAGCGCCGGCGACAACGACGAGCGGGGCCGAGCGGAGTTCTTCGCCGGCAATGTCGCGATGATCATCGACGGCCCCTGGTTCTACTCCACCATCGTTGATGGGGCCGAGTTCGAGGTGGGGATCGCCGTCCCGCCGTCGACCTCGGGCGAGTCCATCGGCATGATCCAGGGGTCGGGCTTCGGGATCGCGGAGTCCTGCCCTGACAAGGAAGCCGCGTTCGCGAACATCATGAAGATGACCACGCCGGACGTGGTGGGTTACGTCGGCAAGAACCGGGGCACCGTCCCGTCGGTGCCGGAGGCCATGGACGCCTGGTCCGAGGGCAAGCCGGCCGCGGACGTCGCCGTCGTCGAGGCGCTGCTGGAGAACGCTCTGCCGCTGGAGACCAGCTCCTCGTGGAACCAGTTCGTGACGCAGTTCGCCCAGTACTCGCCTGAGGGTGTGCGTGGTGTGAAGACCGCCGAGGAGATCCTGACCTCGATCGATCAGGGCATCGGCTGA
- the uvrC gene encoding excinuclease ABC subunit UvrC has product MADPSSYRPAPGSIPTDPGVYRFFDAFGHVIYVGKAKNLRQRLNSYFADPAALHFRTQTMVRTAAKVEWTVVATELEALQLEYTWIQQFDPRFNVKYRDDKSYPWLAVTMGEEFPRVFVGRGAKKRGTRYFGPFGQAWAIRETVDLLLRVFPMRSCTQGVFNRARSSGRACLLGDIGKCSAPCVGRISPEEHRAVAEDFCSFMGGNTGGIIGRIEREMYNASAALNFERAAVLRDSLVALNRVREKNSVVLRDGLRADIVGLADDGTQVSVQVFHVVDGRILGERGWIADRSDDRPLTELLEAFLEQLYSEDQEVPPHVLASVEAEDTLVEHLTQRRGGTVTVKVPLRGEKRALLDTAVRNAELALQQAKLKRATDLSTRSTALAEIAEALSLDEPPLRIECYDISHTMGTEVVGSMVVFEDGLPRKSEYRRFIIKSFEGSNDVAAISEVLGRRLRRLVDERSSDVRVDATTGEAARFSYAPALIVVDGGQPQVNAAAAVLADAGLTDEIALCGLAKRMEEVWLPGEDYPLILPRASEGLYLLQRLRDEAHRFAITHHRSRRAKTVVESVLDGVPGLGEMRRKALLKYFGSMRKLRQATVEEIAEVPGFGPTLAAAVKAAVEDTGGEAINLTTGEVTEI; this is encoded by the coding sequence ATGGCCGATCCCTCGAGCTACCGCCCGGCGCCCGGGAGCATCCCCACCGACCCCGGCGTGTACCGCTTCTTCGACGCCTTCGGCCATGTGATCTACGTCGGCAAGGCCAAGAACCTGCGGCAGCGCCTCAACTCCTACTTCGCGGATCCCGCGGCGCTGCACTTCCGCACCCAGACGATGGTGCGCACCGCCGCGAAGGTCGAGTGGACCGTCGTCGCCACCGAACTGGAGGCGCTGCAGCTCGAATACACGTGGATCCAGCAGTTCGATCCGCGGTTCAACGTCAAGTACCGCGACGACAAGTCGTATCCGTGGCTCGCCGTGACGATGGGCGAGGAGTTCCCGCGCGTGTTCGTCGGACGCGGGGCCAAAAAGCGCGGGACGCGGTACTTCGGGCCGTTCGGCCAGGCGTGGGCGATCCGGGAGACGGTCGATCTGCTGCTGCGCGTGTTCCCCATGCGCTCCTGCACGCAGGGGGTGTTCAACCGGGCCCGCTCCTCTGGCAGGGCCTGCCTGCTGGGAGACATCGGGAAGTGCTCCGCGCCATGCGTCGGGCGGATCTCGCCCGAGGAGCACCGGGCCGTCGCCGAGGACTTCTGCTCCTTCATGGGCGGCAACACCGGCGGCATCATCGGACGCATCGAGCGCGAGATGTACAACGCCTCCGCGGCGCTGAACTTCGAGCGGGCCGCCGTGCTGCGCGACTCCCTGGTCGCGCTGAACCGCGTGAGGGAGAAGAACTCGGTCGTGCTCCGCGACGGCCTGCGGGCCGACATCGTGGGGCTCGCCGACGACGGCACCCAGGTGTCCGTGCAGGTGTTCCACGTCGTCGACGGCAGGATCCTCGGCGAGCGCGGCTGGATCGCCGACCGCTCCGACGACCGGCCGCTGACGGAACTGCTCGAGGCGTTCCTGGAGCAGCTGTACTCCGAGGACCAGGAGGTGCCGCCGCACGTGCTCGCCTCCGTGGAGGCCGAGGACACGCTCGTGGAGCACCTGACGCAGCGCCGGGGCGGCACGGTCACCGTCAAGGTGCCGTTGCGTGGGGAGAAGCGGGCCCTGCTCGACACGGCCGTCCGCAACGCAGAGCTGGCCCTGCAGCAGGCCAAGCTGAAGCGGGCCACGGACCTCAGCACCCGCAGCACGGCTCTCGCCGAGATCGCCGAGGCGCTGTCGCTGGACGAGCCGCCCCTGCGGATCGAGTGCTACGACATCTCCCACACCATGGGCACCGAGGTTGTCGGCTCCATGGTCGTCTTCGAGGACGGACTCCCGCGCAAGAGCGAGTACCGCCGGTTCATCATCAAGAGCTTCGAGGGCAGCAACGACGTCGCGGCCATCTCCGAGGTGCTGGGCAGGCGGCTGCGCCGCCTCGTCGATGAGCGGTCGAGCGACGTCCGGGTCGACGCCACCACCGGCGAGGCCGCCCGCTTCTCCTACGCGCCTGCGCTGATCGTCGTCGACGGCGGCCAGCCGCAGGTCAACGCAGCCGCGGCGGTGCTCGCCGACGCCGGGCTCACCGACGAGATCGCGCTGTGCGGGCTCGCCAAGCGCATGGAGGAGGTGTGGCTGCCGGGGGAGGACTATCCGCTCATTTTGCCCCGCGCCTCCGAAGGCCTCTACCTGCTGCAGCGCCTCCGTGACGAGGCCCATCGGTTCGCCATCACCCACCACCGTTCCCGCCGCGCCAAGACGGTGGTGGAATCCGTGCTCGACGGTGTGCCCGGCCTCGGCGAGATGCGCCGCAAGGCACTGCTGAAGTACTTCGGCAGCATGCGCAAATTGCGTCAGGCCACCGTCGAGGAGATCGCCGAGGTGCCTGGCTTCGGGCCCACGCTGGCAGCCGCCGTCAAGGCCGCTGTCGAGGACACAGGGGGAGAGGCCATCAACCTCACCACCGGCGAAGTGACCGAGATCTGA
- a CDS encoding biotin transporter BioY, which translates to MTAPAVTDRPSVAPADLANVAVFAALIAAMSLLPAIHVGGLTPITLQTLGVMLAGLCLGPWRGAAAVGLYLAVGIAGLPVFAGGKGGVAALLGPTGGYLVSFLIVAFLVGLAARFVVRRGLTKLTFVWFLLACMVTRVAVTWPLGVAGIARATGKSFGDLWATDFIFWPGDLLKAVVASLIAVAVHKAFPRLLGR; encoded by the coding sequence ATGACCGCTCCCGCCGTCACCGACCGTCCGTCGGTCGCACCCGCCGACCTGGCCAATGTCGCCGTCTTCGCCGCGCTGATCGCCGCCATGTCACTGCTGCCCGCCATCCACGTCGGGGGACTCACCCCGATCACGCTCCAGACGCTGGGTGTCATGCTGGCCGGCCTCTGCCTCGGCCCGTGGCGTGGCGCGGCCGCGGTCGGCCTCTACCTCGCGGTCGGCATCGCCGGGCTGCCCGTCTTCGCCGGCGGCAAGGGTGGCGTCGCGGCGCTGCTCGGCCCCACGGGCGGCTACCTCGTCTCCTTCCTGATCGTCGCCTTCCTGGTCGGTCTCGCGGCCCGGTTCGTAGTGCGCCGTGGGCTGACGAAGCTCACGTTCGTCTGGTTCCTGCTGGCGTGCATGGTCACGCGTGTCGCGGTCACGTGGCCTCTCGGCGTGGCCGGCATCGCCAGGGCGACCGGAAAGTCCTTCGGCGACCTGTGGGCCACCGACTTCATCTTCTGGCCCGGCGACCTGCTCAAGGCCGTCGTCGCCTCCCTCATCGCGGTCGCGGTGCACAAGGCCTTCCCCCGCCTGCTCGGTCGATGA
- a CDS encoding energy-coupling factor ABC transporter ATP-binding protein, with protein sequence MISVQEASVVVPAHRRGEADRVLLDRISLELTEHRIAVIGANGSGKSTLLRLFNGLRAPTSGRVSVAGKDTVKDAAAVRARVGFVFTDPLAQLLMSTPVEDVALSLRAKVKDRAERARRAQELLDLRGVGHTAHQSIYDLSGGERQLVALTSVLAVEPRIVVADEPTTLLDLRNRGQLREVLAGLPQQVIVSTHDLDFAADAERVIVVDAGRVIADGEPREAIAAYVAAMAR encoded by the coding sequence ATGATTTCGGTCCAGGAGGCCTCCGTCGTCGTGCCCGCCCACCGGCGGGGCGAGGCGGACCGCGTCCTGCTCGACCGCATCTCCCTCGAGCTGACGGAACACCGCATCGCCGTCATCGGCGCCAACGGCTCCGGCAAGTCGACCCTGCTGCGCCTCTTCAACGGGCTGCGGGCCCCGACCTCGGGGCGGGTGTCCGTGGCGGGAAAGGACACGGTCAAGGACGCCGCGGCAGTGCGGGCGAGGGTGGGGTTCGTCTTCACCGACCCGTTGGCCCAGCTGCTCATGTCCACCCCCGTCGAGGACGTCGCGCTCAGCCTGCGGGCGAAGGTGAAGGACCGCGCCGAACGCGCCCGTCGGGCGCAGGAACTCCTGGACCTCCGCGGCGTCGGGCACACGGCACACCAGAGCATCTACGACCTCTCGGGCGGCGAGCGGCAGCTGGTCGCCCTCACCAGCGTGCTGGCGGTCGAGCCGAGGATCGTCGTGGCCGACGAGCCGACGACGCTGCTCGACCTCCGTAACCGCGGGCAGCTCCGGGAGGTTCTCGCCGGGCTGCCGCAGCAGGTGATCGTCTCGACCCACGACCTCGACTTCGCAGCCGACGCGGAGCGCGTCATCGTCGTCGACGCCGGCCGGGTCATCGCCGACGGTGAGCCGCGTGAGGCCATCGCCGCCTACGTGGCCGCGATGGCGCGATGA
- a CDS encoding CbiQ family ECF transporter T component, whose product MSSHTSLLGLYEPGAGWLFRLPVGWKYLLLLALAVPPLFLWAWWATLAGLMIAVACLLTSGIPLRRIFSIGWYLWLLLGIMAGYQLVSLLPEAAFVSPGNLLLAVLAARLLTLTTPTPDLMDALATGLRPVRWVGLDPAAASLAVALMIRSIPFLAGALSDARDAARARGVDRNPVVLLTPAVLGAVAYAQRTGEALHARGLPGDGAH is encoded by the coding sequence ATGAGCAGCCACACGAGTCTGCTCGGCCTCTACGAACCCGGCGCCGGCTGGCTGTTCCGGCTCCCCGTCGGATGGAAGTACCTGCTGCTGCTCGCGCTGGCCGTCCCGCCGCTGTTCCTGTGGGCCTGGTGGGCGACACTCGCCGGCCTGATGATCGCCGTCGCCTGCCTGCTGACCTCCGGCATCCCTCTGCGGCGCATCTTCTCGATCGGCTGGTACCTGTGGCTGCTGCTGGGGATCATGGCCGGCTACCAGCTGGTATCCCTCCTTCCGGAGGCTGCGTTCGTCTCGCCGGGAAACCTGCTGCTCGCGGTGCTGGCGGCGCGTCTGCTGACGCTGACGACGCCGACCCCCGACCTGATGGACGCGCTGGCCACCGGCCTGCGGCCGGTGCGCTGGGTGGGCCTCGACCCCGCCGCCGCGAGCCTCGCGGTGGCGCTGATGATCAGGTCGATCCCTTTCCTGGCCGGCGCGCTCAGCGACGCCCGTGATGCGGCTCGCGCCCGCGGGGTCGATCGCAACCCGGTCGTGCTGCTGACCCCTGCCGTGCTCGGCGCCGTCGCGTACGCGCAGCGCACCGGCGAGGCGCTGCATGCGCGGGGGCTTCCCGGCGACGGGGCCCACTAG